The Coccinella septempunctata chromosome 6, icCocSept1.1, whole genome shotgun sequence genome segment TGACTAGAGTTGTAGCGTCTTCCAAGTGTTTGCTTTCCAACGGTTTCAAATCGTTAAAAAGATTACCTGCCTCTTCTAACAAAATCCTAGATGTAACTGATTTAAGAACAAACTCTCACTGGCCATAAATGACTACAAAGTAAATGATCAGTTCTTTATTTCGCCtaaattaaattatatacagaaatgtacagaTAATGACAAATGTTGATGTCAACTGGCAGACTGATCGGCGTAAAACGGttgatgaaatacggtcaatcAAACACGGAATACAGGAAAATACTGCTAAAATaaacggtaaatacggttaaattttgaaatcctGGCGAGTCACACCCTCtctcggcggaaatcggtacggtggctggtaccggtccaattgcagtgcaccATGTCTTTCTCACTCTCTCTCTCAgtgaccctcaaaatggctgcctgTCAGACTgcaggtcggaagaagctgtcaacctgtaacttgattgGTCGGAAATCAGCAAAATATTAACATAATACAAGTTCTCTTaggacccaacggcggtcgaacggtCACGGAAATCGGCAATCTACACAGCCTAAAATtactagatcaagtttaaacggtaggtcGGTATTTTCAGCTAGTTCaacggactaaagaaagcggaaaatagtgATGATATCACCCCAGGTGATTGGGCGTTTAAAGTCAGTGAGGTACATATAGTACCTATAATCTATTGCTTTTGCTGAACttgtctgaaaaaaaatttctaaaccATTTCACTAGTTCAAGCGCCCGCATCAATCAAACTTTGATGATCGGCGTCAATGATTTGCTCATGCATTCTGTAAACCTCACTTGAAATATACAAAATGTCTACTGACGCCCCTACTTTAGTAGCAGACGTTGGACATCGTTATGTAATTGATGAGgtcttatttttttcgaatatttctggtAAGTCAGTTGTACTCCGTCGATTGATTTTATTAACAGCTCAATTTTTGGTACTTTAGCTTGTTTGCTTGTACTTATTATATggtatatttctttatttttcgttACAAAAATACATTATATATTGATTTCAAACTGAATCACTCGAAAAAAATCTATAGTGAATATTCTACTTCCCGCGATGAGTTCATATCATACCATATCATTcatatcattacacttatacgggcaaacagagagttttttctgaggtttttatctctgttttcatgtatcatacaaaGATAGTATGTATAGTACCCCGTtgtcatttttcctctgcttacactgagatctggaacgaggaacaggtttttaggatctgtctcttgttgccatcaCACACGCTTCattgttttcagattgtaaaagtttagTAACACTatatttcaaaagaatacaTATATATAAcaatgaaagcaatttttattggGAACTAAGattgataaaatacataaagggGAATTGAATAAACATAataaaaacataataaacagtTGAATACTGTCAAGTagatcatatggtttgtatcactataaataatagaaaatggtcaaaaaccttttttctcaatatttctatggtttaacttttgatgagcatagaaaaatagagcatcgtatgattaccagtgtctctttctataagtcctttcattattatgaaaattcatgaaatatatcttgattcaaattttgtgaaaattggtaaaaagcatcgaaagaatgacattgccagaaggagactgcttttgttataggaaactctatttttctgtgctcgtcaaaagttgaaaccatagaaatattgggaaaaagtgtttttgaccattttctattatttatattgatacaaaccatatgatgttatatatttttgaaatcagtaaaaattaagctttcaaaaaattgcacagaaaactagtgttcctatttaaaaaaacataactttgggtcatagcttcgtagttaaaaatcctgctaaaaaggcgagcacgccactggattctacgtaaaaaagtgcctgtataatgtatcaatttcaaagctctatcatcagtattagaggagaaataaatttatttcgatatcgccatttttccaatttttgcttataactcgaaaacaaaagaaagtggccaaaaatcactactactattttaagtttctcagaaaaagagaacgagaatggggtatcagattttgtctatctcctctggtttaaaagctgtagtgctaaaacatcgaaatttgcccaccctgtacatcgatAAAACACACCAGTTTTTGTTTTGCCCAGTGCATCTATCTGACCACACGACTAATTTTCTTTCTTCTCCAGCATTCAACTTTTTGTAATTGGTCACAATATGCTTCAGTATACAAGAAGCAATTTCTTCTGAACCTCTCTTGGCAATAGCTTCGTACCACAGGTACATGCCATGCATCTCCGGTGTTCATATTATGCACTGCAAAATTGAAGGAGGAAAGCTGCCTCTGATAAAACATACTTGAGTGTGTCAACGTGGGACAAAACAGAACCTGCTCCAAATCTACACATAATGTGATTACATCCTCCCTGCCCGAGTcactattcaaaattttataagcCTGATCAGCATTGAAATGATGTAACTTACTCTCCTCTTCTACTCGCTGTCGTTCTACCTCATCAGGAGCTGTCTTCAACTGAACGAAGAGTAAGTCACATTTTCGGCAGGTATCAGACCTTTGTTCGCCGAATCTCAATTTGAAATCTCGatcaaagatttttttatacagagtgaggCTCACAGAAACATCtggattttcatttttaaatattctGAACATTTTCGTCACGCCCTAGTCCGCACTCAAACAGTTGTTCCTTACACTGGCATTTCTACTGTAATGGCAAGGTTATGAGGGAAAATTCCCAATATGTGATTTAATCAAATTTCTCACATTATTATCCAAAGTATGAGGTCTATTTGTATGACAACCTCTTCGATCTTTGGGGGATAAAtctccatttttcaattttgtctgaagAGTGTCAACCCGGCGGAGACTTATTTGGAAAACATTGCAGAATGTTTTCTTACAAACAtctacattttcaattttatatttaaatgtAGCCAGTCTCCGAGAAGACGAATCTGTTATTCCCGGTCTTCTTCGAATAGGTTCTTGTAGAGAAATATATCTCAAGAGGACCAAAGACTGTTCGTCATATGAGATGTCATAAAACTTTGTGAATATATCACGAACTTTTTGTATTCGCAAGTTACCGCAGTCTTTTCTGCAAGATTCGCTGCAAGCTTTTGGCTGTAAAAGAAAAATCATATTAAAACAAACGAATGAGATTGGAATTATAAGTGGATAAAAAACATATCATTATGGTAGAGATTTTcttatacctcaataaaaaatttcaatataaatattCCTATTTTATCGCGCCGATGCATGGACATGGAGCATGATCCATGTAAGTAACATTGGCCTTTTCGGGAAAGTACCTCGGGGATAAGAGTTGCAATAATGAATGAGATATCAATAGAAGGAACTCGTATATCATCGAGCCCTGTCAATATTCATGAAGTATAGGTATAGCAATCATACATACGACATACATAATATTATGTAAATAGTGATCAAGATATATACTTACTGAATCTGGGGCTATTTTCGGGAGAATCTGCTTTCCTGTCCGGCTAAtgaaagattttccactatcTCTACACATTTTCCGTTTTTTGTCCTTCCACTCACTTacatttaccatttttttttcgtttattcAGACTTTCTTGGTCACTAGCGGTATAATTTATACGATCCAGTTGGTATAAAAGAACGTAATAACTGAATACTATCGAAAAAAGAAAATAGTTTGACAACCTGCTAATATCTGTCAGTCATAATATCATAGAttactatactgcattcaactttattttagcaggccatggaaatttgacacatttcactctgtatagtagaaaaatgtggggttatgacgcttgtcaaaacatttttggcttttaaatcaacgctatgttgtccgttctacgtaaaagtctcagtaattacgtatttactTAAAACGCTAAATTAATTCGGAAATATGGTAATTTACATAACAAACgtttatataaactgattgaaggcatgcaccaaatctagttatttgcatggaaaatacaagagatcagtttttaaatgtatttattttcgctatggaagaaaattaataATATGCAGTTGGTTGAGAAGAGTAAATATTGGTTACTTTGGCTAAACGTTGAAGACATTACATCActtgttgaattcaaaaatgcgCGAGTTCACgcagaataaatgaatgtgcgactgttttgaaccgttctggaatCATCGTAAAAGCGAAGCAAAACAAGCCTAtaccaaagatgaaatgcatctgatccAGTGGTAGTGGATGGGTATATCTCTCAAAGTAATTAATGGATActcacaagaatgttaaattcttcaacaaaaatcatattgTATCAATGGATATCAAAATAGTGAAAGGGAGTTataaggcaagaggaacttcagaaaaatttcacacaaaatatttattgatcccttaagacattcacaatgtataggacaagtcaaatgtaaAATTGACCTTCTAGAACTTATTTaacgatgacatttattgaaaatCCTTAACACTCTAGTAACTTTTTTATACAAGATACATTTGattgtttctttttttatttgtttttattgagcAACTCAACAGTGGTTGGCAGATGATCACACAATATTATGGCCTGATACACCTGAGCAAGAAATTTCATATGGAGATGTTAAAGTATTGAATAATGACTATTTGAACCTTAATAATCTAGGCACCCTGAACCCAACTTATCTGGGCCACTCACGCCCTCTAACAGAAAACcatcttatatatatatatatatatatatatatatatatatatatatatatatatatatatatatatatatatatatatatatatatatatatatatatatgaacccgtagtgcgttgttacctccgttaagttcattgggcaacctgacctccgggtgaaggagtaatataattggaataatttttgtttatatatgtagaggggaaggtaaatagcaggggtacctaaagaggggaaaagatttttatcgaaaaatttttcttcaaacgaatcagaccttactacctccgcatatatttcttattagtagtgcgctctcacctcccgcaacgttgtcagattttaggaggacagaaagtaagacagctcgaattctactcatatatagaatacagctgctcttccgattcattcgcacatattgaaacctgtaaatagttcgagaacgatactagataatattaataaacttcatacgctgataattaattgataaggttcgtgatctcggtgtaaatgaatttggacagttttgaataaatatgcttatgtctacgatacttcgtccgataggggagttcaataccatataggtcccaaaatgaatgattcatgaaaatgaaatttttcgtgacatatatgattaattcaaaagacaattttaccgaatttgttctggtatgaaatagtagtctaatttttgggcattatattcacgacattaggaactccatataaatgtttttcctgaatgaatcaataaagatatacgttttactttcagcttctatacttcattcactttcattttagcactggattggccatggaaattggatacctttcactctgtatggtacgaaaatgttgggttaagacgcttgtcgaaacattcttgagttttaaatcagtgctacgtagtccgttctacgtgagtctctcagtaattacgtatttcatcacaatgtcaaatcacttcgaaaaatattgagtcgaaaatatgtaacgaacataattgacgtttatacaaacttttgaagacataccaaatctatttatttatatggaaaatacaagtgatcagtagcttgaggagagttactgttgtttatcttctttggctggaggttgaagacgttacatcagttgtagaattcaaaaaaatcaacccgaagatgaaatgcatttgatgcagtgttagcattgagttgaataatcaaaggtggtagggaatgggtatctcttgaagaaatgaacggataattacaagaatgttgaattcttcaacaaaaatcatcttgcgtgaatagtagtcaaaataattgaaagaagtttgaagcaagaggggcttcacctcacaaaacaactggctcgtattaatgtctgtttattttcaatacattgatataatgataataattatacagggtgtggcgtaatgaatggataatatggatcctgcgggtagaggactctatggcggttcagataaatatattttacgtttggtaaaagtgccttggttttcgagatattattatataaataataataatatctggatattgacattttccatcatagcggatcaaaagaaactcctcgatttaatggcatttcttaattgctcgaggtgtcttttgcgatttttcagtacacagggtgtttcacaagtaaacggacaaacgaaaacagtgaatagagggcattgagctgagttcaaaaacacctcatatgtgtgtcttgtgcattccgtttccgatatacagaggagtttattcaaatttcccgaattttcgttcagctataactccaaataattcatttgtattcggctaaaaactcattatccgcttaagcttgtaagtttcaataaaacagaacattaagaGTTGACGAAcgcaggaccggactcattgaggctatattcaaacttaaactcatgcaaaacactctgtttgtaatttttttcgtcataattttgaatttttcaggtatctgcatagattttctcaaaatcaatgaaattttggtatgctttatcagtggataatttttaatgaataattatttggtggtgaaatgcctctagaaaaaacagctctgcatattgacttttacttcacaataattaatggtatgaatatgatcgccaatcagatgtggaaatctaaaaatggaattggaaatgttcaactgaattttttcgtttttgatattttacatatctggttattcagataaatcattcacagttataataagctttattattgataatgaacaaaaatagcaataaaaaactacgctatcatgaaaataataattataactt includes the following:
- the LOC123314937 gene encoding uncharacterized protein LOC123314937; protein product: MVNVSEWKDKKRKMCRDSGKSFISRTGKQILPKIAPDSPKACSESCRKDCGNLRIQKVRDIFTKFYDISYDEQSLVLLRYISLQEPIRRRPGITDSSSRRLATFKYKIENVDVCKKTFCNVFQISLRRVDTLQTKLKNGDLSPKDRRGCHTNRPHTLDNNVRNLIKSHIGNFPS